From one Pseudomonas sp. S35 genomic stretch:
- a CDS encoding LysR family transcriptional regulator, translating into MDIKQLKFLIALDETRHFGQAAARCHITQPTLSMRLRSLEEELDLPLVNRGQRFEGFTAPGERVLAWARTVLAAYDGLQAEAAACRGNLVGTLRLGVVPLSSFDPLALMQQLHKEHPSLRFELSALSSEQILEQLASNRLDLGVSYLERLDNERFDSLALGETRMGLLYDQRFFSFGDTPLSWEALIELPLGMLTSGMHFRQSIDHNFHSRGLNPQPLLQTDAVHQLLQAVHGGLCCAVMPLDGGLDALTEHLRLQPIEDAHTLARLGLIMRRSAPRSALAEACFALFQKSQNES; encoded by the coding sequence ATGGACATCAAACAGTTGAAATTCCTCATCGCCCTCGACGAAACCCGTCACTTCGGCCAGGCGGCCGCGCGTTGCCACATCACCCAGCCAACGCTGTCGATGCGACTGCGCAGCCTCGAAGAAGAGTTGGACTTGCCCCTGGTCAATCGCGGCCAGCGTTTCGAAGGTTTCACCGCGCCCGGCGAACGCGTGCTGGCCTGGGCGCGCACGGTGCTGGCGGCGTATGACGGCTTGCAGGCCGAGGCCGCCGCCTGTCGCGGCAACTTGGTGGGCACGCTGCGCCTGGGCGTGGTGCCGCTGTCGAGCTTTGATCCGCTGGCGCTGATGCAGCAATTGCATAAAGAGCACCCGAGCCTGCGCTTTGAATTGTCGGCATTGAGCTCCGAGCAAATCCTCGAACAGCTGGCGAGCAACCGCCTCGACCTGGGCGTCTCTTACCTGGAGCGTCTGGACAACGAACGCTTCGACTCACTGGCCTTGGGCGAAACCCGCATGGGCCTGCTCTACGACCAACGCTTCTTCAGTTTTGGCGACACGCCGTTGAGCTGGGAGGCGCTGATCGAACTGCCGCTGGGCATGCTCACCAGTGGCATGCACTTTCGCCAGTCCATCGACCACAACTTCCACAGCCGCGGCCTGAACCCGCAACCGCTGCTGCAGACGGATGCCGTCCATCAGTTATTACAAGCAGTGCACGGCGGGCTGTGTTGCGCGGTAATGCCACTGGACGGCGGCCTGGATGCGCTCACCGAGCACCTGCGCCTGCAACCCATCGAGGATGCCCACACCCTTGCACGCCTAGGCCTGATCATGCGCCGCAGCGCACCGCGTTCGGCGCTGGCCGAGGCGTGTTTCGCGCTGTTTCAGAAATCGCAAAACGAGTCTTGA
- the fdhD gene encoding formate dehydrogenase accessory sulfurtransferase FdhD: MNAKRPVCAAPASETPAPAASQSYQYCNLEHTEVASTALAEEVALAIAYNDISQAVMLVTPTDLEDFIVGFSIGSGIITDVSDIYDLKLSGSGSAQFAQVQISSRAFWNLKQQRRQLAGTSGCGLCGVEAVEQALPDLQVLPGAPLPPAEWLDGLRQRISAFQPLGQYSGAVHAAVFMNSQGELLLGREDIGRHNALDKLIGALIRQKIPTEGGLAIVTSRCSLELIQKVLRAGIQTLVSLSSPTGLALQWARRHNLNLIHLPQKNAPRVYSPAMENQP, from the coding sequence ATGAACGCCAAGCGCCCAGTCTGCGCGGCGCCCGCCTCTGAAACGCCCGCGCCCGCCGCCAGCCAGAGCTACCAGTATTGCAACCTGGAACACACCGAAGTCGCCAGCACAGCGTTGGCGGAAGAAGTGGCGTTGGCGATCGCCTATAACGACATCAGCCAGGCAGTCATGTTGGTCACTCCGACGGACCTGGAAGACTTTATCGTCGGTTTCAGTATCGGTAGCGGCATTATCACCGACGTTAGCGACATTTATGACCTGAAACTCAGCGGTTCGGGTTCAGCTCAGTTCGCCCAGGTGCAGATTTCCAGCCGCGCGTTCTGGAACCTCAAGCAGCAACGACGCCAGTTGGCCGGCACCAGCGGCTGTGGCCTGTGCGGCGTGGAAGCCGTGGAACAAGCCCTGCCCGACCTTCAAGTGCTGCCCGGCGCGCCCCTACCGCCAGCCGAATGGCTTGACGGCCTGCGCCAACGCATCAGTGCCTTCCAGCCCCTGGGCCAATACAGCGGCGCGGTGCACGCGGCGGTGTTCATGAACAGCCAGGGCGAGTTGTTGCTGGGCCGCGAAGACATCGGCCGGCATAACGCGCTGGATAAGCTGATCGGCGCGCTGATTCGCCAAAAGATCCCGACCGAAGGCGGCCTGGCAATTGTCACCAGCCGTTGCAGCCTCGAATTGATCCAGAAAGTTTTGCGCGCAGGCATCCAGACCCTGGTCAGCCTGTCGTCGCCCACCGGCCTGGCCCTGCAATGGGCGCGTCGGCATAACCTCAATCTCATCCACCTGCCGCAGAAAAATGCGCCGCGGGTCTACAGCCCTGCGATGGAGAACCAGCCGTGA
- the yrfG gene encoding GMP/IMP nucleotidase codes for MPSLPWHAIDTVLLDMDGTLLDLHYDNHFWMEHLPQRYAELHGVSRTMAEMELLPLFERNAGQLQWYCLDFWSTELKIPVRELKLETAHLIALRPDADTFLAAIKRAGKRVILITNAHRDSLSLKLERIELAPYFERLISSHDYGFAKENPQFWDALQADIQFDPARSLFIDDTLPILRSARDFGVGHLLAVKEPDSKKAPKDTGEFAAVDDYRDLIAGL; via the coding sequence ATGCCCTCTTTGCCCTGGCACGCTATCGACACCGTCCTGCTGGACATGGACGGCACCTTGCTGGATCTGCATTACGACAACCACTTCTGGATGGAGCACCTGCCCCAGCGTTACGCCGAGTTACACGGGGTGAGCCGGACCATGGCCGAGATGGAGTTGCTGCCGCTGTTCGAGCGTAACGCGGGACAGTTGCAGTGGTATTGCCTGGATTTCTGGAGCACAGAGCTGAAAATCCCGGTGCGCGAACTCAAGCTGGAAACCGCTCACCTGATCGCCCTGCGCCCGGATGCGGATACCTTCCTGGCGGCGATCAAACGTGCCGGCAAGCGGGTGATCCTGATCACCAATGCCCATCGTGATTCGCTGTCATTGAAATTGGAGCGCATTGAACTGGCGCCGTATTTCGAGCGGCTGATCAGTTCCCACGACTACGGTTTTGCCAAGGAGAACCCGCAATTCTGGGATGCCTTGCAAGCCGACATCCAATTCGACCCGGCTCGTAGCCTGTTTATCGACGACACCCTGCCGATTCTGCGCAGCGCCAGGGATTTTGGTGTGGGGCATTTGTTGGCGGTGAAAGAACCGGACAGCAAAAAAGCACCCAAGGACACCGGGGAATTTGCCGCCGTCGACGACTATCGCGATCTCATTGCCGGACTCTGA
- a CDS encoding FdhF/YdeP family oxidoreductase, producing MSNHHQADQTPTPRYKPYKGAAGGWGALISVAQAWLTSDNALKNLRMMLKTNQNGGFDCPGCAWGDSPESGMVKFCENGAKAVNWEATKRRVDAAFFAKHSVTALLEQSDYWLEYQGRLTEPMRYDAESDRYTPVSWEAAFDLIGKHLNALPSPDMAEFYTSGRASNEAAYLYQLFVRAYGTNNFPDCSNMCHEASGVALAQSVGVGKGTVTFDDFEHADAIFVWGQNPGTNHPRMLEPLREAVKRGAQVVCINPLKERGLERFQHPQHPLEMLTNGDKPTNTAYFRPALGGDMAILRGMAKFLLLWERQAQAEGKEAVFDHDFLNEHTANVLDYLGQIDDTSWDEIVAQSGLPLVEIEQAARMYAKGKNVIMCWAMGITQHRHSVPTIQEIANLMLLRGNIGRPGAGLCPVRGHSNVQGDRTMGINERPPVVFLDALERRFQFQVPRTNGHNVVEAIHAMLEGRSKVFIGLGGNFAQATPDSPRTFEALRKCDLTVQISTKLNRSHLMHGKDALILPCLGRTDIDIQADGPQAVTVEDSFSMVHGSNGQLQPLSKLMKSEPAILAGIAAATLGSKPVDWNWLVADYSRIRDLIADTIPGFKDFNEKIKNPGGFYLGNSAGARRWNTPSGRANFRPNVLPKDLIHERTHATGRVPDLIMQSMRSHDQYNTTIYGLDDRYRGVKGQRDVLFVNEADIIRLGFKPGQKADIVSLWEDGRERRVKGFTLLAFDIPAGQAAAYYPEVNPLVPLESTGDGSHTPTSKFVAIRLEAASDSGLIMARTA from the coding sequence GTGAGCAATCATCATCAAGCCGACCAAACCCCAACCCCGCGCTACAAGCCTTACAAGGGCGCGGCCGGCGGCTGGGGCGCGCTGATCAGCGTGGCGCAAGCCTGGCTGACCAGCGACAACGCGCTGAAGAACCTGCGCATGATGCTCAAGACCAACCAGAACGGCGGCTTCGACTGCCCGGGCTGTGCCTGGGGCGACTCGCCGGAAAGCGGCATGGTCAAGTTCTGCGAAAACGGCGCCAAGGCGGTCAACTGGGAAGCCACCAAGCGTCGGGTGGACGCGGCCTTCTTCGCCAAGCACAGCGTCACTGCGCTGCTCGAACAGAGCGATTACTGGCTCGAATACCAGGGCCGCCTGACCGAGCCGATGCGCTATGACGCCGAAAGCGACCGCTACACACCCGTCAGCTGGGAGGCGGCGTTCGACCTGATCGGCAAGCACCTCAACGCACTGCCCAGCCCGGACATGGCCGAGTTTTACACCTCGGGCCGGGCCAGCAACGAGGCGGCGTACCTGTACCAATTGTTCGTGCGCGCCTACGGCACCAACAACTTCCCGGACTGCTCGAACATGTGCCACGAGGCCAGCGGCGTGGCCCTGGCGCAGAGCGTGGGTGTCGGCAAAGGCACCGTGACCTTTGACGATTTCGAACATGCCGACGCCATTTTCGTCTGGGGCCAGAACCCCGGCACCAACCACCCGCGCATGCTCGAACCCCTGCGCGAAGCGGTTAAACGCGGCGCCCAGGTGGTGTGTATCAACCCGCTCAAAGAGCGCGGCCTGGAACGCTTCCAGCACCCGCAACACCCGCTGGAAATGCTCACCAACGGTGACAAGCCGACCAACACCGCGTACTTCCGCCCGGCACTGGGTGGCGACATGGCCATCCTGCGTGGCATGGCCAAGTTCCTGCTGCTGTGGGAACGCCAGGCCCAGGCCGAAGGCAAGGAAGCCGTGTTCGACCACGACTTCCTCAACGAACACACCGCCAACGTGCTCGATTACCTGGGCCAGATCGACGACACCTCTTGGGATGAAATCGTCGCGCAGTCCGGCCTGCCGCTGGTGGAGATCGAACAAGCGGCGCGCATGTACGCCAAGGGCAAGAACGTGATCATGTGCTGGGCGATGGGCATCACCCAGCATCGTCACTCGGTGCCGACCATCCAGGAAATCGCCAACCTGATGCTGCTGCGCGGCAACATCGGCCGCCCAGGCGCCGGCCTGTGCCCGGTGCGTGGCCATAGCAACGTGCAGGGCGACCGCACGATGGGTATCAACGAACGCCCACCGGTGGTGTTCCTCGACGCCCTGGAGCGCCGCTTCCAGTTCCAGGTGCCGCGCACCAACGGCCACAACGTGGTCGAAGCGATCCACGCGATGCTCGAAGGCCGCTCCAAAGTATTTATTGGCCTGGGCGGCAACTTTGCCCAAGCCACCCCGGACAGCCCGCGCACCTTCGAAGCGCTGCGCAAGTGCGACCTCACCGTACAAATCAGCACCAAGCTCAACCGCAGCCATTTGATGCACGGTAAAGACGCGCTGATCCTGCCGTGCCTGGGCCGTACCGACATCGACATCCAGGCCGACGGCCCGCAAGCGGTCACGGTGGAAGACTCGTTCAGCATGGTTCACGGCTCCAACGGCCAGCTGCAACCGCTGTCGAAGCTGATGAAGTCCGAGCCTGCCATCCTCGCCGGTATTGCCGCCGCGACCCTGGGCAGCAAGCCGGTGGACTGGAACTGGCTGGTGGCCGACTACAGCCGCATCCGCGACCTGATCGCCGACACCATCCCAGGCTTCAAGGACTTCAACGAGAAGATCAAAAACCCAGGCGGCTTCTACTTAGGTAACTCTGCCGGCGCGCGCCGCTGGAACACACCGTCGGGCCGCGCCAATTTCCGCCCGAATGTCCTGCCCAAAGACCTGATCCACGAACGCACCCACGCCACCGGCCGGGTACCGGACCTGATCATGCAATCGATGCGCTCCCACGATCAGTACAACACCACCATCTATGGCCTGGACGATCGCTACCGGGGGGTGAAAGGCCAGCGGGATGTGCTGTTCGTCAACGAGGCCGACATCATCCGCCTGGGCTTCAAGCCGGGGCAGAAGGCTGACATCGTGTCGCTGTGGGAGGATGGCCGCGAACGCCGCGTGAAGGGTTTCACCTTGCTGGCGTTTGATATTCCAGCGGGGCAAGCTGCGGCCTACTACCCGGAAGTGAACCCACTGGTGCCGCTGGAAAGCACTGGGGATGGCAGCCATACGCCAACATCCAAGTTTGTGGCGATCCGTCTGGAAGCAGCGAGTGACAGTGGCTTGATCATGGCGCGCACGGCCTGA
- a CDS encoding RecQ family ATP-dependent DNA helicase, with product MHDTLQQVFGYPQFRLGQEQTVSAVLAGRSAAAIFPTGSGKSLCYQLSAVLLPHLTVVVSPLLALMQDQLGFLQRHGISAGSIDSAQSRDDANDVMARARSGELKILMISVERLKNERFRNFLQSVQISLLVVDEAHCISEWGHNFRPDYLKLPDYQRQFKIPQALLLTATATPKVIADMQAKFAIAPGDVVTTGFYRPNLTLLVEPVSGADKRRRLVQWMNERANQPSIVYVTLQKTAEQIAEHLNRNGIQAEAYHAGLPHDKREGIQQRFMGGRSNCIVATIAFGMGIDKSDIRNVVHFDLPKSIENYSQEIGRAGRDGLSSDCLVLANRDSLNVLENFVYGDTPEQDGIRRVLEDLQAARSEGQWEFLLRSLSDHSNIRELPLKTLLVQLELKGVIAPRYAFYAEYRFKYLIEPDALLARFSGERQQFVAAIIQVCKRAKTWATVDFDALYQQHNAERSRVVKALDYFQEQGLIELESKQMTEVYSLLNTEFDPQVLSAELYTGFKQHEVTEVARIHAMLDLFATEQCLGQRLAQYFGDEKAPRRCGHCSVCHGHVAYLPPPPGLPPLVDKNFMGLCGDFIHRHHEHTGQLPGAERLTRFLGGISVPLFTKLKARGIPGFAALQDYPYAEVREWAEAHLNTL from the coding sequence ATGCACGACACCCTCCAGCAGGTCTTTGGTTATCCACAGTTTCGTTTGGGCCAGGAACAAACGGTCAGCGCCGTTCTGGCCGGTCGTTCGGCCGCGGCCATTTTCCCTACTGGGTCGGGCAAGTCCCTGTGTTACCAGCTCTCGGCGGTGTTGCTGCCGCACCTGACCGTGGTGGTGTCGCCGTTGTTGGCGTTAATGCAGGACCAGCTTGGCTTTTTACAACGCCACGGCATTTCGGCGGGCAGTATCGATTCGGCCCAGAGCCGCGATGACGCCAATGATGTGATGGCGCGAGCCCGCTCGGGCGAGTTGAAGATCCTGATGATTTCCGTGGAGCGCTTGAAGAACGAGCGCTTTCGTAACTTCCTGCAAAGCGTGCAGATTTCGTTGCTGGTGGTGGACGAGGCGCACTGTATTTCCGAGTGGGGCCACAACTTCCGTCCGGACTACCTCAAGCTGCCGGATTACCAGCGCCAGTTCAAGATCCCACAGGCGCTGCTGCTGACGGCTACGGCCACGCCCAAGGTGATCGCCGATATGCAGGCGAAGTTCGCCATTGCGCCAGGCGATGTGGTCACCACCGGCTTTTACCGGCCCAACCTCACCTTGTTGGTAGAGCCGGTGAGTGGTGCGGACAAACGCCGTCGCTTGGTGCAGTGGATGAACGAGCGCGCCAATCAGCCGAGCATCGTCTACGTCACCCTGCAAAAAACCGCCGAGCAGATCGCCGAGCACCTGAACCGCAACGGCATCCAGGCCGAGGCGTATCACGCAGGCTTGCCCCACGACAAACGCGAAGGCATCCAGCAGCGTTTCATGGGCGGGCGCTCCAATTGCATCGTCGCCACCATCGCCTTTGGCATGGGCATCGACAAGAGTGACATCCGCAATGTGGTGCACTTCGACCTGCCCAAGTCCATCGAGAACTACAGCCAGGAAATCGGCCGCGCCGGGCGGGATGGGCTGTCGTCGGACTGTCTGGTGCTGGCCAACCGCGACAGCCTCAACGTGCTGGAAAACTTTGTCTACGGCGACACGCCCGAGCAGGACGGTATCCGCCGGGTGCTGGAGGACCTGCAGGCCGCGCGCAGCGAAGGGCAGTGGGAATTCTTGCTGAGGTCGCTGTCGGACCACAGCAATATCCGCGAGCTGCCACTCAAGACGCTGCTGGTGCAGTTGGAACTCAAGGGCGTGATCGCACCGCGTTACGCGTTTTATGCCGAATACCGGTTCAAGTACCTGATCGAACCGGACGCTTTGCTCGCGCGGTTTTCCGGCGAGCGGCAGCAGTTTGTCGCGGCGATCATCCAAGTGTGCAAGCGTGCGAAAACCTGGGCCACGGTGGATTTCGACGCGCTTTACCAGCAGCACAATGCTGAGCGCAGCCGCGTGGTCAAAGCGCTGGATTACTTCCAGGAGCAAGGCTTGATCGAGCTGGAAAGCAAGCAGATGACAGAGGTCTACAGCCTGCTGAATACCGAGTTCGACCCCCAAGTGTTAAGCGCCGAGTTATACACAGGCTTCAAGCAGCATGAGGTGACAGAAGTGGCGCGTATTCACGCCATGCTCGATCTGTTCGCCACCGAACAGTGCCTGGGGCAGCGTCTGGCTCAGTATTTTGGTGATGAAAAAGCCCCTCGACGCTGTGGCCATTGCTCGGTCTGTCACGGCCATGTGGCGTACTTGCCGCCACCGCCGGGCCTGCCGCCGCTTGTGGATAAAAACTTCATGGGGCTGTGCGGTGATTTTATCCACAGGCATCATGAGCACACCGGCCAATTGCCGGGTGCGGAACGGCTGACACGTTTCCTGGGCGGTATCAGCGTGCCGTTGTTCACCAAGCTCAAGGCGCGGGGCATTCCCGGTTTTGCTGCGCTGCAAGACTACCCCTACGCCGAGGTGCGCGAGTGGGCCGAGGCTCATTTGAATACCCTGTAA
- a CDS encoding tetratricopeptide repeat protein: MGLLRVASAMSLCAVAFAVQAEQLPIEVLSAVVKDQKIADAEVLLQRNGAQNVVGRTNAQGQVTLTSEAADDASNLLIIKKPGYSNLVVKCPCKGMTYAISPVMENLDGLRVVLTWGSAPRDLDSHMIFPGNNIYYASKQGTDAALDVDDTDSYGPETITLQKKHYGESYVYAVHDYSNQGSPGSSALSNSEAKVFVYMGQSLVRTYYVPTNRTGNLWTVFRMTGSGDFQDINTFTGVAVSSKDVLNEVKPLLDDSVAVTAVTITSAAQADAKKLNLKGEAAYQAGNLNDAIDYFRQAIELDNGFGKAYGNLGLAYQKAGNTAESIWANRKAIALATGANAATVRAGAYYNIARIYEAAGQFSDALRHYQLAKEQKANPVYDTAIERVRNR, encoded by the coding sequence ATGGGTTTGCTTCGTGTCGCTTCGGCGATGTCATTGTGTGCAGTGGCTTTTGCGGTCCAAGCCGAGCAGTTGCCGATTGAAGTGCTCAGCGCGGTGGTCAAGGATCAGAAAATCGCCGACGCCGAAGTGCTGCTGCAGCGTAACGGCGCGCAAAACGTCGTGGGCCGCACCAATGCCCAGGGCCAAGTGACCCTGACCAGTGAGGCCGCTGACGATGCCAGCAACCTGCTGATCATCAAGAAGCCCGGCTATTCCAACCTGGTGGTGAAGTGCCCGTGCAAAGGCATGACGTACGCCATCAGTCCGGTGATGGAAAACCTCGACGGCCTGCGTGTGGTGCTGACCTGGGGCAGTGCGCCCCGCGACCTCGATTCCCACATGATTTTCCCCGGCAACAATATCTATTACGCGAGCAAGCAAGGCACTGACGCCGCGTTGGACGTGGATGACACCGACAGCTACGGCCCGGAAACCATCACCCTGCAGAAAAAACACTATGGCGAAAGCTACGTGTATGCCGTGCACGACTACTCCAACCAAGGCAGCCCAGGTTCGAGCGCACTGTCCAATAGCGAAGCCAAGGTGTTCGTGTACATGGGGCAGTCCCTGGTGCGCACGTACTACGTCCCGACAAACCGCACCGGCAACCTGTGGACCGTGTTCCGCATGACCGGCAGCGGCGACTTCCAGGACATCAACACCTTCACCGGTGTCGCCGTCAGCTCCAAAGACGTGCTGAACGAAGTCAAGCCCTTGCTGGACGACAGCGTCGCGGTCACTGCGGTGACTATCACGTCGGCCGCCCAGGCCGATGCGAAAAAGCTGAACCTCAAAGGCGAGGCCGCCTACCAGGCGGGCAATTTGAACGACGCGATTGACTACTTCCGCCAAGCCATCGAACTGGATAACGGCTTCGGCAAGGCTTACGGCAACCTCGGCCTGGCCTATCAGAAAGCCGGCAACACTGCCGAGTCGATCTGGGCCAACCGCAAGGCCATTGCGCTGGCGACCGGCGCGAATGCTGCGACGGTACGTGCGGGTGCTTACTACAACATTGCGCGGATCTACGAAGCGGCGGGTCAGTTCTCGGACGCGCTGCGTCATTACCAACTGGCCAAGGAACAGAAGGCTAATCCGGTGTATGACACGGCGATTGAGCGCGTGCGCAACCGCTGA
- a CDS encoding thioesterase family protein — MPDSVPQRADYLHFQPIITRWHDNDVYGHVNNVTYYSFFDTAVNTFLIEQGGLDIHGGEVVGFVVSSACDYFASIAFPERIDIGLRVGKLGNSSVQYELAVFKTGEEEACAAGRFVHVFVDRETNQPVTIAGMLREALQRLVA, encoded by the coding sequence ATGCCCGACTCAGTGCCACAACGTGCCGATTACCTTCACTTCCAGCCGATCATCACGCGCTGGCACGACAATGATGTGTATGGCCATGTGAATAACGTCACCTACTACAGCTTTTTCGACACAGCGGTGAATACCTTCCTGATCGAGCAGGGCGGGCTGGATATTCATGGCGGCGAAGTCGTGGGGTTTGTGGTGAGTTCGGCGTGTGATTACTTTGCGTCGATTGCTTTTCCCGAGCGTATCGACATCGGCCTGCGAGTGGGCAAGTTGGGCAATAGCTCGGTGCAGTATGAGTTGGCGGTATTCAAGACAGGCGAAGAGGAGGCCTGCGCGGCAGGGCGCTTTGTGCATGTGTTTGTGGATCGGGAGACGAACCAGCCGGTGACGATTGCGGGGATGTTGCGCGAGGCGTTGCAGCGGTTGGTGGCCTGA
- the nudE gene encoding ADP compounds hydrolase NudE: MRQKPTVLAREIVASSRLFRVEEVQLRFSNGVERTYERLVGRGAGYGAVMIVAMIDEDHALLVEEYCGGTDEYELSLPKGLIEPGEDVLAAADRELKEEAGFGARQLEHITELSLSPGYMSQKIQVVLATDLYEERLEGDEPEPMRVDKVNLRELSQLAQNEQFSEGRALAALYLVRDLLTQRGAFSA; this comes from the coding sequence ATGCGCCAGAAACCCACCGTCCTCGCCCGCGAAATCGTCGCCAGTAGCCGTTTGTTCCGCGTAGAGGAAGTGCAATTGCGCTTTTCCAATGGCGTTGAACGGACCTACGAACGCCTGGTGGGACGTGGTGCTGGCTACGGCGCGGTGATGATCGTGGCGATGATCGATGAAGATCATGCGTTGTTGGTCGAAGAGTACTGCGGCGGTACCGACGAGTACGAGTTGTCCTTGCCCAAGGGCCTGATCGAACCGGGTGAAGACGTGCTGGCGGCGGCAGACCGTGAGCTCAAGGAAGAGGCTGGCTTCGGCGCTCGGCAGTTGGAGCACATTACCGAGCTGTCGTTGTCCCCAGGCTATATGAGCCAGAAGATCCAGGTGGTACTCGCCACCGACCTCTACGAAGAACGCCTGGAAGGCGATGAGCCCGAGCCGATGCGCGTGGATAAGGTCAACCTGCGCGAGCTGTCGCAGTTGGCGCAAAACGAGCAATTCAGTGAGGGCCGCGCCTTGGCGGCGTTGTACCTGGTACGAGACCTGTTGACCCAGCGTGGAGCGTTTAGCGCATGA
- the cysQ gene encoding 3'(2'),5'-bisphosphate nucleotidase CysQ, with translation MSELFLGHPFIAPVIELARQAGEATLPYWRADVAVTSKADDSPVTAADLAAHHLILDGLTALDPSIPVLSEEDADIDQSVRAGWTRWWLVDPLDGTKEFIAGSEEFTVNIALIEQGRVVFGVVSMPTNGRCYFGGAGLGAWRSDVNEAPRQIQVREAPAAGEAFTVVASRRHTSPEQERLLEGLSAGLGELKLANIGSSLKFCLLAEGSADCYPRLAPTSQWDTAAAQGVLEGAGGEVLELSGEPFSYPARESLLNPFFLALPAKAAWRERLLTLARS, from the coding sequence ATGAGCGAACTGTTTTTAGGCCACCCGTTTATCGCCCCTGTGATCGAGCTGGCTCGCCAAGCCGGTGAAGCCACCCTGCCGTACTGGCGCGCCGATGTGGCGGTGACCTCCAAGGCCGACGATTCGCCGGTGACTGCGGCTGACCTCGCCGCCCACCATCTGATTCTCGATGGCCTGACCGCGCTGGACCCGAGTATCCCGGTGCTGTCCGAAGAGGATGCCGATATCGACCAGAGCGTGCGCGCTGGCTGGACCCGCTGGTGGTTGGTGGACCCGTTGGATGGCACCAAGGAATTTATCGCCGGCAGCGAAGAGTTCACCGTCAACATAGCCCTCATCGAGCAGGGGCGTGTGGTGTTCGGCGTGGTGTCGATGCCCACCAATGGCCGTTGCTACTTTGGCGGTGCAGGCCTGGGCGCCTGGCGCTCCGATGTGAACGAAGCGCCCCGGCAGATCCAGGTGCGCGAGGCGCCGGCGGCGGGTGAGGCGTTTACCGTGGTTGCCAGCCGCCGCCATACCAGCCCCGAGCAGGAGCGTTTGCTGGAGGGGTTGAGCGCAGGCTTGGGTGAGTTGAAGTTGGCGAATATCGGCAGCTCGTTGAAGTTCTGCCTGTTGGCTGAAGGGAGTGCCGACTGCTACCCGCGCCTGGCGCCGACTTCGCAGTGGGACACGGCTGCTGCACAAGGCGTGCTCGAAGGCGCAGGAGGCGAGGTGCTGGAGTTGAGCGGCGAGCCGTTCAGTTACCCGGCTAGGGAGTCGTTGTTGAATCCGTTTTTCCTGGCACTGCCGGCGAAGGCTGCATGGCGCGAGCGGTTGCTCACCTTGGCAAGATCTTAA
- a CDS encoding glycine zipper domain-containing protein has product MKFSSILLLSLGLVSGAAMAGGTTEAGVGGALGGVLGSVVGQQLGGNTGSTIGAALGGAGGSAVGADKRSRGEAAIGGALGAAGGNVIGRSVGGSTGALVGSAAGGGAGGALGNYMGNKSDDDDRRDRGRDYRRYDRDDHPGRGHAYGHRKNKHHYRHR; this is encoded by the coding sequence ATGAAGTTCTCCTCGATTCTCTTGTTGTCCCTTGGCCTGGTCAGTGGCGCAGCCATGGCCGGTGGCACCACCGAAGCCGGTGTAGGCGGCGCATTGGGCGGGGTTCTAGGCTCGGTTGTCGGCCAGCAGTTGGGCGGCAATACCGGTTCGACGATTGGCGCGGCCCTGGGTGGCGCGGGCGGCAGTGCAGTCGGCGCCGATAAGCGCAGCCGTGGCGAAGCCGCTATTGGCGGCGCCCTGGGCGCAGCCGGCGGCAACGTCATTGGTCGCAGTGTCGGCGGCAGCACCGGCGCACTGGTCGGCTCGGCCGCCGGCGGTGGCGCCGGTGGTGCGTTGGGCAACTACATGGGCAACAAGAGCGATGACGATGATCGTCGTGATCGTGGGCGTGACTACCGTCGTTATGACCGTGATGATCACCCAGGCCGTGGCCATGCCTATGGGCATCGCAAGAACAAGCATCACTACCGTCACCGGTAA
- the lysM gene encoding peptidoglycan-binding protein LysM has translation MSIFSFIKEAGEKIVDLLTPGNANASEQLKDHVSKVGLGNPNVQTTVDGDKVTVTGEVASQEEKEKILLALGNIAGVASVDDQITVSGPAVAAARFVVVKKGDTLSAISLAVYGNANLYNKIFEANKPLLSHPDKIYPGQTLRIPE, from the coding sequence ATGAGCATTTTCAGCTTTATCAAAGAAGCCGGCGAAAAGATTGTCGACCTTTTGACGCCGGGTAATGCCAACGCCAGTGAGCAGTTGAAGGATCACGTGTCGAAGGTGGGTCTGGGGAATCCGAATGTGCAGACCACGGTCGATGGCGACAAGGTCACCGTGACCGGTGAAGTCGCCTCCCAGGAAGAGAAAGAGAAGATCCTGCTGGCGCTGGGCAATATTGCCGGTGTGGCGAGTGTGGATGACCAGATCACTGTTTCCGGGCCGGCGGTTGCCGCTGCCCGTTTCGTCGTAGTGAAAAAGGGCGACACCCTGAGTGCAATCTCGCTGGCGGTGTACGGCAATGCCAATCTGTACAACAAGATCTTCGAGGCCAACAAGCCGCTGTTGTCGCATCCAGACAAGATCTACCCGGGCCAGACACTGCGTATCCCTGAGTAA